The Primulina tabacum isolate GXHZ01 chromosome 7, ASM2559414v2, whole genome shotgun sequence genome includes a window with the following:
- the LOC142551481 gene encoding uncharacterized protein LOC142551481 yields MELPQETEDYLRESIDHSVGLMVSSNTVLDKLRAVEAANLCLRQQYLSLQSKMREKDEIIERARAEASMNAIALKKFVDENQKLAVECTNLLEQSNKWERECLLYDRDREALMDFANEADEKGKEAESRNQELVEQNKKLLEELQFFKLRSEAHTVDVPDNELHMEQALLDSLLTSMFGKDDLEITALGFLEANSGIEVCSKILKMWSSLKPVTQKIVAMVAETKNLENNKDNLKVNLHKAEEEVNVLFEACSKLDEENKRLIRQRNREMHISASDGKCRSSTSGKGKRKSSPKTSSPLEKKIDYSDADSQRQPLSPLLSNSPKSRIRKK; encoded by the exons ATGGAACTCCCACAGGAAACGGAAGATTATCTTCGAGAATCGATCGATCACAGCGTAGGCCTCATGGTGTCCTCCAACACTGTGCTTGATAAGCTTCGTGCAGTCGAAGCGGCCAACCTTTGCCTCCGCCAGCAATATCTGTCACTGCAATCCAAGATGAGAGAGAAAGACGAAATTATCGAACGGGCTAGG gCTGAGGCGAGTATGAATGCAATTGCTTTAAAGAAATTTGTGGATGAAAACCAAAAATTGGCCGTGGAATGCACCAATTTGTTGGAACAGAGCAACAAATGGGAGAGGGAGTGCTTACTTTACGACCGAGATCGTGAAGCATTAATGGATTTTGCAAATGAGGCAGATGAGAAAGGCAAGGAAGCTGAGTCTCGCAACCAAGAATTGGTGGAGcagaacaagaaattgttagaAGAGTTGCAATTTTTTAAGTTACGATCTGAGGCACATACG GTTGATGTGCCTGACAATGAACTGCATATGGAACAAGCGTTACTCGATTCACTATTAACTTCTATGTTTGGCAAGGATGATTTAGAAATAACTGCACTTGGCTTTTTGGAGGCAAATAGTGGAATTGAAGTTTGCTCAAAAATACTTAAAATGTGGAGTAG CCTGAAGCCTGTGACGCAGAAGATTGTAGCAATGGTAGCAGAAACTAAGAACTTGGAAAATAATAAGGATAATTTAAAGGTTAACCTTCATAAAGCTGAAGAGGAG GTGAACGTTCTGTTTGAAGCATGCAGCAAGCTAGATGAGGAAAACAAAAGGTTGATACGACAACGTAACAGAGAAATGCATATTTCTGCTTCCGACGGAAAGTGCAGGAGTAGTACTTCTGGAAAG GGGAAACGGAAGTCTAGCCCGAAAACAAGCAGTCCCCTGGAGAAGAAAATTGATTACAGTGACGCTGATTCACAAAGACAGCCACTTTCGCCTCTGCTTTCTAACTCACCCAAATCTAGGATACGCAAGAAGTAG
- the LOC142550899 gene encoding chemocyanin-like, giving the protein MANFGGGISNLVALIMICGSIHGVPAAIYTVGDSSGWSMGGGYGSWASDKTFTVGDTLVFNYASGHTVDEVSTNDYKTCTTGNAITTDSSGATTITLNTAGPHYFICGIPGHCGGGMKLMVNVVAASGGDSSSRTTTSPPTITSPPSTTAAPPLTTDFPPSTSISPAPTTGGSQHLTRPSSSAVLFTPKVAVLFTISIVVLKSFL; this is encoded by the exons ATGGCAAATTTTGGTGGTGGGATTTCAAATTTGGTTGCTTTGATTATGATTTGTGGTTCAATTCATGGAGTTCCAGCGGCAATATACACTGTCGGGGATTCGTCGGGTTGGTCGATGGGTGGTGGTTATGGAAGCTGGGCTAGTGACAAGACCTTCACAGTTGGTGACACCCTTG TATTCAACTATGCCTCTGGTCACACTGTGGATGAAGTGAGCACGAACGACTACAAGACATGTACCACTGGCAATGCCATTACCACCGACAGCAGCGGTGCTACCACCATCACCCTCAACACTGCTGGTCCACATTACTTCATATGTGGCATACCCGGCCATTGTGGCGGTGGAATGAAGCTTATGGTGAATGTAGTGGCGGCATCTGGTGGTGATTCATCATCCAGAACCACCACTTCTCCACCAACCATCACCTCTCCACCATCTACCACCGCTGCACCACCTCTGACAACAGATTTTCCGCCATCCACAAGCATTTCACCAGCTCCCACAACCGGTGGTTCCCAACATCTTACTCGACCATCTTCTTCGGCAGTACTTTTCACTCCAAAAGTGGCTGTTCTTTTCACCATTAGCATTGTAGTGTTGAAGTCTTTTCTGTGA